A region from the Onthophagus taurus isolate NC chromosome 8, IU_Otau_3.0, whole genome shotgun sequence genome encodes:
- the LOC111419953 gene encoding uncharacterized protein, translated as MSTPPCTLLVSSTDIMNVPVKTLHVVCKHLFSRYGLKSVATRGNCVIIALMYTPKNETLKRKFGNLPVQYMRLGVENETEVQMLASVMHKYVFDLSVDGDEQSPQIESHRKNLKRQPPPPPSSSSSSSSSTSQKGMVAINLNDVDDDDDDDADREEEQDSTKKRKVVTFPDDDDGFQACCTQIVVNDDEQCEMKNFLKNRNS; from the exons ATGTCTACACCACCATGCACTTTGCTGGTTAGCAGTACTGACATAATGAATGTGCCAGTAAAAACATTACATGTAGTGTGCAAACACCTGTTCTCCCG GTATGGTTTAAAAAGCGTTGCAACAAGGGGGAATTGCGTGATCATCGCACTAATGTATACACCCAAAAATGAGACGCTGAAGAGGAAGTTCGGAAACCTCCCAGTGCAATATATGAGGCTGGGAGTTGAAAATGAAACGGAAGTACAGATGTTGGCATCGGTGATgcataaatatgtttttgatttaagTGTTGATGGGGATGAGCAATCCCCCCAAATTGAAAGTCATCGAAAAAATCTCAAGAGAcaaccaccaccaccaccatcatcatcatcatcatcatcatcatcaacatCACAAAAAGGAATGGTTGCAATTAATTTGAATGatgttgatgatgatgatgatgatgatgctGATCGAGAAGAAGAGCAAGACAGTACTAAAAAGAGGAAAGTAGTCACGTTTCCGGATGACGATGATGGCTTTCAAGCTTGTTGTACTCAAATAGTGGTAAATGATGATGAACAAtgtgaaatgaaaaattttttaaaaaatagaaatagttaa